The Flavobacteriales bacterium genome includes a region encoding these proteins:
- a CDS encoding pentapeptide repeat-containing protein, with protein sequence MNYFDAQQYQNIKELQAGEYENCRFAECNFGDQNFSEFKFIDCSFINCNLSLVKISNATFRDVLFDQCKMLGLHFDTCNKFGLSVTFNNCNLQSCSFYQTLLKNTSFTNCDLTETDFTECDLTNAVFDTCNLLYATFDQSILEKTDFRTANHFILSPEKNRLKKTLFSKENLVGLVSHLDIKLE encoded by the coding sequence ATGAATTATTTCGACGCTCAACAATATCAAAACATTAAAGAACTGCAAGCTGGTGAGTATGAAAACTGCCGTTTTGCCGAATGTAATTTTGGCGATCAGAATTTTTCGGAATTCAAGTTTATTGATTGCTCGTTTATCAACTGCAATCTCAGTCTCGTGAAAATATCTAATGCAACTTTTCGAGATGTTTTGTTTGACCAATGCAAAATGTTAGGGCTTCATTTTGATACGTGCAACAAATTTGGACTTTCGGTAACATTTAATAACTGCAACCTTCAGAGTTGTTCATTTTATCAAACCCTGCTAAAAAATACCAGCTTTACAAATTGTGATTTAACCGAGACTGATTTTACCGAATGTGATTTGACCAATGCTGTTTTTGATACTTGCAATTTGCTTTATGCCACCTTTGACCAAAGTATTTTAGAAAAAACAGACTTCCGAACTGCAAACCATTTCATCCTATCTCCCGAGAAAAATAGGTTAAAAAAAACGCTGTTTTCTAAAGAAAATTTGGTTGGTTTGGTTTCTCATTTAGACATTAAACTTGAATAA